The following proteins are encoded in a genomic region of Clostridium kluyveri:
- a CDS encoding peptidoglycan recognition protein family protein: MLPITRKISPYNHSAGNDIKFIVMHDTGNYKDTALANATYFNGGDRQASAHYFVDDTSIYQVVEENQAAWHCGDGHDKYGIGNHNSIGIEMCNSGGYISDTTINNTLELVRSLMSKYSVSINNVVRHYDASRKDCPHNMSANNWAKWNDFKARLASGTNEPVKPNTLIEQIKALQYNLNIDYNAGLAVDGIAGPATMAALKGIQDIIVKGHKSNVVLWLQQKLEQYGYLKENSYTQMLYDEPTFQAVTELQKNWERSTDGVLRPETWSIFLNN; the protein is encoded by the coding sequence ATGTTACCAATCACAAGAAAAATATCACCTTACAACCATTCAGCAGGGAATGACATTAAGTTTATAGTTATGCATGACACAGGAAATTATAAGGATACAGCTCTGGCAAATGCTACTTATTTCAATGGAGGGGATAGACAGGCTTCTGCACATTATTTTGTGGATGATACTTCCATATATCAGGTTGTGGAGGAAAATCAAGCAGCATGGCACTGCGGGGATGGCCACGACAAATATGGCATAGGAAATCATAATTCCATAGGTATTGAAATGTGCAATTCTGGTGGGTATATTTCCGATACAACCATAAATAATACTCTGGAGCTTGTAAGAAGTTTAATGAGTAAATATAGTGTTTCTATTAATAATGTAGTAAGACATTATGATGCAAGCAGGAAAGACTGTCCACATAATATGAGTGCTAATAACTGGGCTAAGTGGAATGATTTTAAGGCAAGATTAGCAAGTGGTACAAATGAACCAGTAAAACCAAATACACTTATAGAGCAAATTAAAGCCCTTCAATACAACTTGAATATTGATTATAATGCAGGGTTAGCTGTAGATGGAATAGCAGGTCCGGCTACTATGGCAGCATTGAAAGGAATACAGGATATTATTGTTAAAGGCCACAAGTCCAATGTAGTTTTATGGCTTCAACAGAAACTAGAACAATATGGCTATCTAAAAGAAAATTCCTATACTCAAATGTTGTATGACGAACCAACTTTCCAAGCAGTAACTGAACTCCAGAAGAACTGGGAGAGGTCAACGGATGGGGTTTTGAGGCCAGAGACATGGAGTATATTTTTGAATAATTAG
- a CDS encoding hemolysin XhlA family protein, producing MSECYDGKLCEEKHEQIKEKLGTHDKRLDNHSDRLDELERNETENRTEIRNLIKKMDDFISTIKWGLGIFVTVSIFVIGILLKK from the coding sequence ATGAGTGAATGCTATGATGGGAAATTGTGTGAAGAGAAGCATGAACAAATAAAAGAAAAACTAGGAACGCATGATAAGAGGTTAGATAACCACTCTGATAGATTGGATGAGCTTGAACGAAACGAGACTGAGAATAGAACGGAAATTAGGAATTTAATAAAAAAGATGGATGATTTCATATCAACAATTAAATGGGGACTTGGCATATTTGTCACAGTCTCTATTTTTGTTATAGGAATTTTATTAAAAAAATAG